AGGAAATTACACACTGGTAGTATCCGCCATCGGCTATACGACTGTAGAGAAAGCAGTCCGGCTGATCGACGGCGAACGCACGAAACAAAACCTGACCATCTCACCGCAGGTAGAAGAACTGGATGAAGTTGTCGTCGTTTCCAACGGGATAAGTCGTTTGAAACGTTCTGCCTTCAACGCCATTGCGGTAGACACCAAAGAACTTCAGAACTCTACCAAGAGCCTGAGCGATGCCCTTTCGAAAGCACCGGGGATGAAACTTCGTGAGTCGGGCGGTGTCGGATCGGATATGCAATTGATGCTGGACGGTTTCAGCGGAAAACATGTGAAGGTGTTTATCGACGGCGTGCCGCAGGAAGGGGTCGGCAATTCGTTTGCGCTGAACAATATCCCCGTCAATTTTGCCGAACGCATCGAAGTCTACAAAGGCGTTGTACCCGTCGGCTTCGGGACGGATGCCATCGGCGGCGTGGTCAATATCGTGACGAATAAGAAGCATCGTAACTGGTTCCTCGATGCCTCCTATTCCTACGGATCGTTCAATACCCATAAATCGTATGTCAACTTCGGGCAGACGCTGGATAACGGTTTCACCTACGAGATCAACGCTTTCCAAAACTATTCGGACAACGATTATTACGTGGATGCCCCGGTGAAGGATTTCGAAACCGGACGGCTCGATACGGAAAACAAAGAACGTGTGAAACGTTTCAACGACACCTACCATAATGAAGCCGTGATCGGAAAGGTCGGCTTCGTGAATAAGAACTGGGCGGACCGCCTGTTATTGGGCTTCACCTATTCGAACATGTACCAGGAGATACAGACCGGGGTACGCCAGAATACAGTCTACGGCGAGAAGCACCGGAAAGGCCATTCGCTGATGCCGTCGCTCGAATACAACAAACGCGACCTGTTGACCAAAGGACTCGACCTGGTATTCACCGCCAATTACAATAAGAACCTGACGACCAACATCGACACCTCCGCCTACGAATATAACTGGCGCGGCGAAAAGCACCTGATGAATTCGCGTGGCGAGCAGTCGTACCAGCATACACGGTCGGACAACAATAACTGGAATGGTACGGTAACGGTCAATTACCGTCTGGGCCGCGCCCATTCTTTCACTTTCAACAATGTACTGACCGCTTTCCGCCGCTCCAACACCTCGCTGCTGACCAACGAGGAACTGACGGATGCCATCGACAAGCAGACGCGCAAGAACATTGCCGGTCTGTCGTATCGACTGATGCCGTCGGAGCACTGGAACCTCTCCGTCTTCGGCAAGCATTACAACCAGTATGTAGCGGGCCCGATGGCAACCGACAATACGAGTTCCGAATACGTCCGCACTTCCCGCAGCGTCAGCTCTCTGGGATACGGTGCGGCAGGTACTTACTTCGTCCTGCCGGGATTGCAGGCGAAACTCTCCTACGAGAAAGCCTACCGCCTCCCCACCATCGAAGAGATGTTCGGTAACGAAGACCTCGAAATGGGTGACCTCGGCATCAAACCGGAGAAGAGCGACAACGTGAACCTGAATATCAGCTACAACAAGACACTGGGCAAGCACGGCGTTTACGTCGAAGGGGGTCTGATCTACCGTAACACCAACGATTATATCCAGCGTAACATCACCGACCTGAGTGGCGGTAAACAGGCTGCGAGCTACATCAACTACGGCAAAGTACTGACCAAAGGATACAACCTCTCCGCCCGTTACAGTTTCTCGAACTGGCTGAGCGTAGGAGGAAACTATACGCAAATGAACGTTCGCGACAACCAGAAAACGGCAATCGGCAGCAACGCGGAAAACATCGCCTACAAAGAGCGTATGCCGAACCTGCCCTACCGTTTTGCCGACTCTGACGTGACGCTCTACTGGCGTAACCTCTGGAAGAAAGGCAATACATTGATCTTTACATACGACAATCAATATCTGCATAGTTTCACGTATTATTCCTCCATCATCGGATCGAATAAAGGTGAATATGTAGTTCCCAACCAGTTCTCCCACAATCTGACCTTGTCTTACAGCCTTCAGAACGGACGTTACAACATCTCTTTCGAATGCCGCAACTTCACCGACGAGAAGCTATACGACAATTTCAGCTTGCAGAAAGCGGGACGGGCATTCTAC
This is a stretch of genomic DNA from Parabacteroides chongii. It encodes these proteins:
- a CDS encoding TonB-dependent receptor, which produces MISGKILSTEKEIVDFATVYLKGTSYGGTTNEEGIYHLKAPAGNYTLVVSAIGYTTVEKAVRLIDGERTKQNLTISPQVEELDEVVVVSNGISRLKRSAFNAIAVDTKELQNSTKSLSDALSKAPGMKLRESGGVGSDMQLMLDGFSGKHVKVFIDGVPQEGVGNSFALNNIPVNFAERIEVYKGVVPVGFGTDAIGGVVNIVTNKKHRNWFLDASYSYGSFNTHKSYVNFGQTLDNGFTYEINAFQNYSDNDYYVDAPVKDFETGRLDTENKERVKRFNDTYHNEAVIGKVGFVNKNWADRLLLGFTYSNMYQEIQTGVRQNTVYGEKHRKGHSLMPSLEYNKRDLLTKGLDLVFTANYNKNLTTNIDTSAYEYNWRGEKHLMNSRGEQSYQHTRSDNNNWNGTVTVNYRLGRAHSFTFNNVLTAFRRSNTSLLTNEELTDAIDKQTRKNIAGLSYRLMPSEHWNLSVFGKHYNQYVAGPMATDNTSSEYVRTSRSVSSLGYGAAGTYFVLPGLQAKLSYEKAYRLPTIEEMFGNEDLEMGDLGIKPEKSDNVNLNISYNKTLGKHGVYVEGGLIYRNTNDYIQRNITDLSGGKQAASYINYGKVLTKGYNLSARYSFSNWLSVGGNYTQMNVRDNQKTAIGSNAENIAYKERMPNLPYRFADSDVTLYWRNLWKKGNTLIFTYDNQYLHSFTYYSSIIGSNKGEYVVPNQFSHNLTLSYSLQNGRYNISFECRNFTDEKLYDNFSLQKAGRAFYGKFRIYLGN